Proteins encoded within one genomic window of Bacillus sp. F19:
- a CDS encoding DUF4349 domain-containing protein: MKKSGTIIVILLLTFFSAACSNSESKSDKSADSSGGESAKEIADSDMTMNSEGEHADKAEIFSPENKAVPSAPDNRKVIYTADLYIRVKNFNQAVSAFQDTIASLGGYVIESNTYSSEDEMPKEGSLTVKVPEDKFQSFLKTVEKGSVKVNQQTVTGQDVTEEYVDLESRLKAKKAVEERLLSFMKDAQKTEDLLKISSDLSAVQEEMEQITGRINYLKNQTSFATITMQISEDKISVPGLENEELNTWEKTKKQFMESLNSLLAAGSALIVFTAGNIPVLLVLFLICSAVWLGIKKYRNKGNSAPPTDMGE; this comes from the coding sequence ATGAAAAAGTCTGGAACTATTATCGTTATCCTATTACTTACATTTTTTAGTGCAGCTTGCAGCAATTCAGAAAGCAAGTCAGATAAAAGTGCGGACAGCTCAGGCGGAGAATCAGCCAAAGAAATAGCAGACTCTGATATGACAATGAACTCAGAAGGTGAGCACGCTGACAAAGCAGAAATTTTTTCACCTGAAAACAAAGCTGTACCGTCTGCACCTGATAACCGCAAAGTTATTTACACAGCTGATCTGTATATTCGAGTGAAAAACTTTAATCAGGCTGTATCAGCTTTTCAAGATACGATTGCCTCACTAGGCGGGTATGTCATTGAATCAAATACATATTCAAGTGAGGATGAAATGCCAAAAGAGGGGTCATTAACAGTCAAAGTCCCTGAGGATAAATTCCAGAGCTTCTTAAAAACCGTTGAAAAAGGAAGCGTAAAAGTGAATCAGCAAACAGTCACAGGCCAGGATGTTACAGAGGAATACGTCGATCTTGAATCAAGGCTGAAAGCAAAAAAGGCCGTTGAAGAAAGACTTTTAAGCTTTATGAAAGATGCTCAAAAAACAGAGGATCTGCTGAAAATCTCCTCGGATTTAAGTGCAGTACAAGAGGAGATGGAACAGATAACAGGCAGAATCAATTACTTGAAAAACCAAACTTCTTTCGCAACGATCACGATGCAGATTTCTGAGGATAAGATTTCTGTGCCCGGACTTGAAAACGAAGAATTGAATACGTGGGAGAAAACGAAAAAACAGTTCATGGAAAGCCTGAACTCTCTGCTTGCGGCAGGTTCTGCCCTGATTGTCTTCACAGCAGGAAATATTCCTGTGCTGCTCGTCCTATTTTTAATCTGTTCTGCAGTGTGGCTTGGAATTAAGAAATACAGGAATAAAGGCAATTCAGCGCCTCCAACTGATATGGGAGAATAA
- a CDS encoding DUF1499 domain-containing protein, whose protein sequence is MHFRSASRTGYYDFGVNRKRMEGIRERFTKETRRLRKADIR, encoded by the coding sequence ATTCATTTCAGATCAGCATCACGGACCGGATATTATGATTTTGGCGTCAATCGTAAGCGCATGGAAGGAATAAGAGAACGATTTACTAAAGAAACGCGCAGATTAAGAAAAGCAGACATCCGATGA